A section of the Verrucomicrobium sp. GAS474 genome encodes:
- a CDS encoding dipeptidase, producing the protein MNGSHLDDFLRFLSFPSVSADSAPAYRQGVKECSEWLAGRLRAAGLVPEIHETPGNPIVVARNAHAAGLPTVLIYGHYDVQPVDPLALWHHPPFEPHVENGIVTARGSADNKGQILAHILGVEEGLKEGNGKLPVNLIFLIEGEEEIGSPNLAPFLEAHKEAFRCDGVVISDSPMIAPGVPTLTYGLRGVAAMEVSVYGPAKDLHSGMYGGAVENPVTVLARLVASLHQADGSVAVPGFYDGVEPVAAWEREEWAKLPFGAAELLAASGAPALGGENHLGVHERLWARPTAEVNGLYGGYQGEGSKTVLPAEAHAKLTFRLVPGQDSASVLAAVEAHLRAKAPGSVRLVVTPGHAGEAYVTSPITGWGAAAQSALRIAFPGKEIALTREGGSIPIVGDFRRILGVDTLLLGLCLPDCNAHSPNETFPLANLEAGIRLNRALLPELGAIGGGKPPIK; encoded by the coding sequence GTGAACGGCTCCCATCTCGACGATTTCCTCCGGTTTCTCTCCTTCCCCAGCGTCTCGGCCGATTCGGCCCCGGCCTACCGGCAAGGGGTGAAGGAATGCTCCGAATGGCTGGCCGGCCGGCTCCGGGCGGCGGGCCTCGTTCCCGAGATCCACGAGACGCCCGGCAACCCGATCGTCGTCGCCCGGAACGCCCACGCGGCGGGCCTCCCCACCGTCCTCATCTACGGCCACTACGACGTCCAGCCCGTCGATCCCCTCGCGCTCTGGCACCACCCTCCCTTCGAGCCCCATGTCGAAAACGGCATCGTGACGGCGCGCGGCTCCGCCGACAACAAGGGGCAGATCCTCGCCCACATCCTCGGCGTCGAGGAAGGGCTGAAGGAAGGGAACGGGAAACTCCCCGTGAACCTCATCTTCCTCATCGAAGGGGAGGAGGAAATCGGGAGCCCGAACCTCGCCCCCTTCCTCGAAGCCCATAAGGAAGCCTTCCGCTGCGACGGCGTCGTCATCTCCGACAGCCCGATGATCGCCCCCGGAGTCCCGACCCTCACCTACGGCCTCCGGGGCGTCGCCGCCATGGAAGTCTCCGTCTACGGCCCGGCCAAGGATCTCCATTCCGGCATGTACGGCGGCGCGGTCGAGAACCCCGTCACCGTCCTCGCCCGCCTCGTCGCCTCCCTCCACCAGGCCGACGGCTCCGTCGCCGTCCCTGGCTTCTACGACGGCGTCGAGCCCGTCGCGGCCTGGGAACGCGAGGAGTGGGCGAAGCTCCCCTTCGGCGCGGCGGAGCTCCTCGCCGCCAGCGGCGCCCCCGCCCTCGGCGGGGAGAACCATCTCGGCGTCCACGAGCGGCTCTGGGCCCGCCCCACCGCCGAGGTCAACGGCCTCTACGGCGGCTACCAGGGCGAGGGCTCGAAGACCGTCCTTCCCGCCGAGGCCCACGCGAAGCTCACCTTCCGCCTCGTCCCCGGCCAGGACTCCGCCTCGGTCCTCGCCGCCGTCGAGGCCCACCTCCGGGCGAAGGCCCCCGGGAGCGTCCGCCTCGTCGTCACCCCCGGCCATGCCGGGGAGGCCTACGTCACCTCGCCAATCACCGGCTGGGGGGCGGCGGCCCAGTCGGCCCTCCGGATCGCCTTCCCCGGAAAGGAGATCGCCCTGACCCGGGAAGGGGGGAGCATCCCCATCGTCGGCGACTTCCGCCGCATCCTCGGCGTCGATACCCTCCTCCTCGGCCTCTGCCTTCCCGATTGCAACGCCCATTCGCCCAACGAAACCTTCCCCCTCGCCAACCTCGAGGCCGGGATCCGGCTGAACCGGGCCCTCCTCCCCGAATTGGGGGCGATCGGGGGAGGAAAACCCCCTATAAAATAA
- a CDS encoding OmpH family outer membrane protein — protein sequence MKFPRTLRRLAVALLVSSVLALPIAAHAETKLAIVDLQKVFENYYKKKEADARLQEVVGRLQKDKEAMVGDYQKLVDETTKLRDAAQDTTLSPAARAEKQKAFETKVQDVRNAERIMQEFNTTKGRAVEDQKMRLQQDIVKDITGAVNSVGNRDKYNLILDKAGPSVNGTPVVLFTQDMKDITDDVIKILNATQPAASAASSSAAASTAAPAPAPAAKP from the coding sequence ATGAAATTCCCCCGTACGCTCCGCCGCTTGGCCGTCGCCCTCCTCGTCTCTTCCGTCCTCGCGCTCCCCATCGCCGCCCACGCGGAGACGAAGCTCGCCATCGTCGACCTCCAGAAGGTCTTCGAGAACTACTACAAGAAGAAGGAAGCCGACGCCCGCCTCCAGGAAGTGGTCGGCCGCCTCCAGAAGGACAAGGAAGCGATGGTCGGCGATTACCAGAAGCTCGTCGACGAGACGACGAAGCTCCGCGACGCCGCCCAGGACACCACCCTCTCCCCCGCCGCCCGCGCCGAGAAGCAGAAGGCCTTCGAGACGAAGGTGCAGGACGTCCGCAACGCGGAACGGATCATGCAGGAGTTCAACACCACGAAGGGCCGCGCCGTCGAAGACCAGAAGATGCGTCTCCAGCAGGACATCGTGAAGGACATCACCGGTGCCGTGAACAGCGTCGGCAACCGCGACAAATACAATCTGATCCTCGACAAGGCCGGTCCCTCGGTCAACGGCACCCCCGTCGTCCTCTTCACCCAGGACATGAAGGACATCACCGACGACGTGATCAAGATCCTCAACGCCACGCAGCCCGCCGCTTCCGCCGCCTCCTCCTCGGCTGCCGCGTCGACGGCGGCTCCCGCTCCGGCCCCGGCTGCCAAGCCCTAG
- the rplI gene encoding 50S ribosomal protein L9 has translation MPVEVLLKNKIDKLGAEADVVSVRPGYARNFLVPQGHAVLATSATKRQIEQLRQKRAAREAAEMNAAQEVAGKLNKLKLAFVLTAGQGQDKVFGSVTAHDIIEKLKSEGYEVDRKALKLEKAIKETGDHEVIVALHSEVQAKLKINVSVPAAEVSEEEEGKGKKGFARKTKKSSE, from the coding sequence ATGCCCGTTGAAGTCCTGCTGAAGAACAAAATTGATAAATTGGGTGCCGAAGCCGACGTCGTGTCGGTCCGCCCCGGTTACGCCCGGAATTTCCTCGTCCCCCAGGGGCACGCGGTCCTCGCCACGTCGGCCACCAAGCGCCAGATCGAGCAGCTCCGCCAGAAGCGCGCCGCCCGTGAGGCCGCCGAGATGAACGCGGCCCAGGAAGTCGCCGGCAAGCTGAACAAGCTGAAGCTCGCCTTCGTCCTCACCGCCGGCCAGGGCCAGGACAAGGTCTTCGGCTCCGTCACCGCCCACGACATCATCGAGAAGCTCAAGAGCGAAGGCTACGAGGTCGACCGCAAGGCCCTCAAGCTCGAGAAGGCCATCAAGGAAACCGGCGACCATGAAGTCATCGTCGCCCTCCACTCCGAGGTCCAGGCCAAGCTCAAGATCAATGTTTCCGTCCCCGCCGCCGAAGTTTCCGAAGAGGAAGAGGGCAAGGGCAAGAAGGGCTTCGCCCGGAAGACCAAGAAGTCGTCCGAGTAA
- a CDS encoding carbon-nitrogen hydrolase, protein MTASTPQSKTKVKLGLVQTHASSDPADNLARQLALIEKAADAGAQIVCTQELFRSQYFCQSEDHAHFGFGEEIPGGPSTQALLALAKKRGIVLIGSLFERRAAGLYHNTAVIIDADGSLLGIYRKMHIPDDPLFYEKFYFTPGDTGFRAWQTRFGKIGVLVCWDQWYPEGARLTALQGAQILFYPTAIGWHPSEKAEHGANQHGAWETIQRSHAVANGCYVASVNRVGHEVIDSVGGAGIEFWGQSFVAGTSGQILAKASVDKEEILVTEIDLAKVDETRTHWPFFRDRRIDAYGDLTRRFID, encoded by the coding sequence ATGACGGCATCCACCCCGCAGAGCAAGACCAAGGTGAAGCTCGGTCTCGTCCAGACCCACGCGTCGAGCGATCCCGCCGACAACCTCGCCCGGCAGCTCGCCCTCATCGAGAAGGCGGCCGATGCCGGCGCCCAGATCGTCTGCACCCAGGAACTCTTCCGTTCCCAGTACTTCTGCCAGTCGGAAGACCACGCCCACTTCGGCTTCGGCGAGGAAATCCCCGGCGGCCCCAGCACCCAGGCCCTCCTCGCCCTGGCGAAGAAGCGCGGCATCGTCCTCATCGGCTCCCTCTTCGAGCGTCGCGCCGCCGGGCTCTACCACAACACGGCGGTGATCATCGACGCCGACGGCTCCCTCCTCGGGATCTACCGGAAGATGCACATCCCCGACGATCCGCTCTTCTACGAGAAGTTCTACTTCACCCCCGGCGACACCGGCTTCCGCGCGTGGCAGACCCGCTTCGGTAAGATCGGCGTCCTCGTCTGCTGGGACCAGTGGTACCCCGAGGGGGCCCGCCTCACCGCCCTCCAGGGCGCGCAGATCCTCTTCTACCCGACGGCGATCGGCTGGCATCCCTCCGAGAAGGCCGAGCACGGCGCGAACCAGCACGGCGCGTGGGAGACGATCCAGCGTTCCCATGCCGTCGCCAACGGCTGCTACGTCGCCTCGGTGAACCGGGTCGGCCACGAGGTGATCGACTCGGTCGGCGGCGCGGGGATCGAGTTCTGGGGCCAAAGCTTCGTCGCCGGAACCTCGGGCCAGATCCTCGCGAAGGCCTCGGTCGACAAGGAAGAGATTCTCGTCACCGAGATCGACCTCGCGAAGGTCGACGAGACGCGGACCCACTGGCCTTTCTTCCGCGACCGCCGGATCGACGCCTACGGCGATCTCACGCGCCGCTTCATCGATTGA
- a CDS encoding 30S ribosomal protein S6 translates to MSNRYDGLYILDGQQKDAKDDPIKATLDLIEKEITTLGGTILGTQKMDRRRFERIADDKVDSGFYVNIQFSLAPAKLASLQAKLKLTKGVFRQFYLKAKAEAAVA, encoded by the coding sequence ATGAGCAATCGCTACGACGGCCTCTACATCCTTGATGGCCAGCAGAAAGACGCCAAAGACGACCCGATCAAGGCCACCCTTGACCTGATCGAAAAGGAAATCACCACCCTCGGTGGCACGATCCTCGGCACCCAGAAGATGGACCGCCGCCGCTTCGAGCGCATCGCCGACGACAAGGTCGACTCCGGCTTCTACGTCAACATCCAGTTCAGCCTCGCCCCCGCGAAGCTCGCCTCCCTCCAGGCGAAGCTCAAGCTGACCAAGGGTGTCTTCCGCCAGTTCTATCTCAAGGCCAAGGCCGAAGCGGCCGTCGCCTAA
- a CDS encoding 50S ribosomal protein L25 codes for MAKTISLKASTRTQLGRNAIKSLRKSGVIPGVIYGKKGTHPVSIDKKELKEALHGVSSENVLVDLQFASEGKTEAKFVFLQEVQHDFLLNVITHVDLHEIAADEELHVDVPVLEVGEAPGVTVAGGLLDTVLRRLHVACLPKNLPENIVVDVSKLEVGQAIHVGDIELPAGVRVLNPKDQIIVVVHAPKTEEEAKAAEGTADAAKEPEVIKEKKVDPAAAAADPKAKDAKKK; via the coding sequence ATGGCCAAGACCATCTCATTGAAAGCCAGCACGCGCACCCAGTTGGGCCGCAACGCGATCAAATCCCTCCGCAAGTCGGGCGTCATCCCCGGCGTCATTTACGGCAAGAAGGGAACCCACCCCGTTTCCATCGACAAGAAGGAACTCAAGGAAGCCCTCCACGGCGTCTCCAGCGAGAACGTCCTCGTCGATCTCCAGTTCGCCTCCGAAGGCAAGACGGAAGCGAAGTTCGTCTTCCTCCAGGAAGTCCAGCACGACTTCCTCCTGAACGTCATCACCCACGTCGATCTCCACGAGATCGCCGCCGATGAGGAACTCCACGTCGACGTCCCCGTCCTCGAAGTCGGCGAAGCCCCCGGCGTCACCGTCGCCGGCGGCCTCCTCGACACCGTCCTCCGCCGCCTCCACGTCGCCTGTCTCCCGAAGAACCTGCCGGAGAACATCGTCGTCGACGTCTCGAAGCTCGAAGTCGGCCAGGCCATCCACGTCGGCGACATCGAGCTCCCCGCCGGTGTCCGCGTCCTGAACCCGAAGGACCAGATCATCGTCGTCGTCCACGCCCCGAAGACCGAGGAAGAAGCCAAGGCCGCCGAAGGCACCGCCGACGCCGCCAAGGAACCCGAAGTCATCAAGGAAAAGAAGGTCGACCCCGCCGCGGCCGCCGCCGACCCCAAGGCCAAGGACGCGAAGAAGAAGTAA
- the ssb gene encoding single-stranded DNA-binding protein, whose amino-acid sequence MADLNKVLLIGNLTRDPEIRYTPKGTAVGDLAIAINSTYKTQDGQTKDEVCYVDIVAWGRQAETCKEFLQKGAPILVDGRLQLDQWETKEGEKKSRLRVRAERIQFLGRPKGEGQGGGGGAPSSSGGGYRRPEGGAPSSSSSRPPASEPPHHPADDFHDSHPDDDVPF is encoded by the coding sequence ATGGCCGACCTCAATAAAGTCCTGCTCATCGGGAACCTGACCCGCGATCCCGAGATCCGCTACACCCCGAAGGGGACCGCCGTCGGCGACCTCGCCATCGCGATCAACAGCACCTACAAGACGCAGGACGGGCAGACCAAGGACGAGGTTTGCTACGTCGACATCGTCGCGTGGGGCCGTCAGGCCGAGACCTGCAAGGAGTTCCTCCAGAAGGGGGCCCCGATCCTCGTCGACGGACGCCTCCAGCTCGACCAGTGGGAGACCAAGGAAGGCGAGAAGAAGAGCCGCCTCCGCGTCCGCGCCGAGCGCATCCAGTTCCTCGGCCGCCCGAAGGGCGAGGGGCAGGGTGGCGGCGGCGGCGCGCCTTCCTCCTCCGGTGGCGGCTATCGCCGTCCCGAAGGCGGTGCGCCCTCTTCCTCCTCCTCCCGCCCCCCCGCGTCGGAACCCCCGCACCATCCCGCGGACGACTTCCACGACTCGCACCCGGACGACGACGTTCCGTTCTAG
- the bamA gene encoding outer membrane protein assembly factor BamA — translation MSLLLAAAPFRALAQTPAPAPGVTPAPAAMPAPAAQQQELNVPQVSDSEKKTVDSTGALKQKEYGPTVKEVEVVYFNGQPSVNKTVILSNMRTTVGQPYSPAAVEEDVKNLYATGLFVNLRITDEPMGDGVKVVIVVQPKPLIKDVVFIGNSKVKQSRLRKEAKTKVGEPLSEHQVAEDQQKIREYYLSKGFNNIQVTYKIDVNEEANRAVVTFTVNEGDKSFIREVDFKGNTAFTEKELRKIFKKTKKKNWLSFINKSGLYKDDEFKEDLDKLKEFYQNHGYIDFEVKDTQVTYPESGDIHIAITIFEGIQYKVGKLELDGETVYDEKTVRKALTMSEGGVFSPKGLDDNEKAIRDLYGKKGYIDTEIKVERTANVESAQIDLNYHLAEGAQTYVDKIVIQGNTTTKDKVIRREIAVAPGEVYDSVRVDASKKRLENIGYFEKVDITPEDTSVPNRRNMVINVSEKKTGSVTFGIGFSSVDSLLGFVELQQGNFDIANFPNFTGGGQKFRSRVQYGLTRKDLTMSVVEPWFLDKPLSLGFDIFAHQLTNNYQTNLWGTDNYGASVYLAKQLTPFWTASIKYQLQQTSLYDFDASVPVYLPGLYQERGTRSESGVTGTLTYDTRDSVFLTRHGEKVSFSAMGAGGPLWGQTNIYSMNVTATKWFLLPYDLIFSVNGGTGVVNRYGGSDRVPIYERLFLGGSRSVRGFDNQQVGPKYDTGEPAGGLTDGYANFELTFPIIDRVRGAVFYDAGFVDAKYGEFTHIGGDYNSAVGIGLRLNLPIGPLRFDYGVPLKHDQWNGGSGKFAFDVGYQF, via the coding sequence TTGAGCCTTCTTCTGGCCGCCGCTCCGTTCCGGGCGCTGGCGCAGACGCCTGCTCCCGCTCCGGGCGTGACGCCCGCGCCCGCGGCGATGCCTGCCCCCGCCGCGCAGCAGCAGGAACTCAACGTTCCCCAGGTCTCCGATTCCGAAAAGAAAACCGTCGATTCGACCGGCGCGCTGAAGCAGAAGGAATACGGCCCCACCGTCAAGGAAGTCGAAGTCGTCTACTTCAACGGCCAGCCCTCGGTCAACAAGACCGTCATCCTCTCCAACATGCGGACCACGGTCGGCCAGCCCTACTCGCCCGCCGCCGTCGAGGAAGACGTCAAGAACCTCTACGCCACCGGCCTCTTCGTCAACCTCCGCATCACCGACGAGCCCATGGGTGACGGCGTCAAGGTCGTCATCGTCGTCCAGCCGAAGCCCCTCATCAAGGACGTCGTCTTCATCGGCAACTCCAAGGTGAAGCAGAGCCGCCTCCGCAAGGAAGCGAAGACCAAGGTCGGCGAGCCCCTCAGCGAGCACCAGGTCGCCGAGGACCAGCAGAAGATCCGCGAATACTACCTTTCCAAGGGCTTCAATAACATCCAGGTCACCTACAAGATCGACGTGAACGAGGAGGCGAACCGCGCCGTCGTCACCTTCACCGTCAACGAAGGGGACAAGTCGTTCATCCGCGAGGTCGACTTCAAGGGGAACACCGCCTTCACTGAGAAGGAACTCCGCAAGATCTTCAAGAAGACCAAGAAGAAGAACTGGCTCTCCTTCATCAACAAGTCGGGCCTCTACAAGGACGACGAGTTCAAGGAAGACCTCGACAAGCTCAAGGAATTCTACCAGAACCACGGCTACATCGACTTCGAGGTCAAGGACACCCAGGTGACCTACCCCGAGTCGGGCGACATCCACATCGCCATCACGATCTTCGAGGGCATCCAATACAAGGTCGGCAAGCTCGAGCTCGACGGCGAGACCGTCTACGACGAGAAGACCGTCCGCAAGGCGCTCACCATGAGCGAGGGCGGCGTCTTCTCCCCGAAGGGCCTCGACGACAACGAAAAGGCGATCCGCGACCTCTACGGCAAGAAGGGCTACATCGACACCGAGATCAAGGTCGAGCGCACCGCCAATGTCGAGAGCGCCCAGATCGACCTCAATTACCACCTCGCCGAAGGGGCCCAGACCTACGTCGACAAGATCGTCATCCAGGGCAACACGACGACGAAGGACAAGGTCATCCGCCGCGAAATCGCCGTCGCCCCGGGCGAGGTCTACGACAGCGTCCGCGTCGACGCCAGCAAGAAGCGCCTCGAGAACATCGGCTACTTCGAGAAGGTCGACATCACCCCCGAGGACACCTCGGTCCCGAATCGCCGGAACATGGTCATCAATGTCTCCGAAAAGAAGACCGGCAGCGTCACCTTCGGCATCGGCTTCAGCTCCGTCGACAGCCTCCTCGGCTTCGTCGAGCTGCAGCAGGGCAACTTCGACATCGCCAACTTCCCGAACTTCACCGGCGGCGGCCAGAAGTTCCGGAGCCGCGTCCAGTATGGCTTGACCCGCAAGGATCTCACCATGAGCGTCGTCGAGCCCTGGTTCCTCGACAAGCCGCTCTCCCTCGGCTTCGACATCTTCGCCCACCAGCTGACGAACAACTACCAGACCAACCTCTGGGGCACCGACAACTACGGCGCCTCCGTCTACCTCGCGAAGCAGCTGACCCCCTTCTGGACGGCCTCGATCAAGTATCAGCTCCAGCAGACCAGCCTTTACGACTTCGACGCCTCCGTCCCCGTCTACCTGCCCGGCCTCTACCAGGAGCGCGGCACCCGGTCGGAGAGCGGCGTCACCGGCACCCTCACCTACGACACCCGCGACAGCGTCTTCCTGACCCGCCACGGTGAGAAGGTCTCCTTCTCCGCCATGGGCGCGGGCGGCCCGCTCTGGGGCCAGACGAACATCTATTCGATGAACGTCACGGCGACGAAGTGGTTCCTCCTCCCCTACGACCTCATCTTCTCGGTGAACGGCGGGACGGGCGTCGTGAACCGCTACGGCGGCTCCGATCGCGTGCCGATCTACGAGCGGCTCTTCCTCGGCGGTTCCCGCAGCGTCCGCGGCTTCGACAACCAGCAGGTCGGCCCGAAGTACGACACGGGCGAGCCCGCGGGCGGTCTGACCGACGGCTACGCCAACTTCGAGTTGACCTTCCCCATCATCGACCGCGTCCGCGGCGCCGTCTTCTACGACGCCGGGTTCGTCGACGCGAAATACGGGGAGTTCACCCACATCGGCGGCGACTACAATTCCGCCGTCGGCATCGGCCTCCGCCTCAATCTCCCCATCGGTCCCCTTCGCTTCGACTACGGTGTCCCTCTGAAGCATGACCAGTGGAATGGCGGCAGCGGCAAGTTTGCCTTTGACGTCGGCTACCAGTTCTAA
- a CDS encoding agmatine deiminase family protein encodes MFRIETGTPAAAGYQMPAEWAPHAATWLTWPRPEGISFPGRYDGIVPPIWARLTALLAEDEEVHINVFSAGHRAAVEEALRAARVPFGEGTRVRLHDFPAYEPWCRDHGPIFVTKEGGERAIVDWGYNAWGGKYPPCDLDDHVPVEVAKFRGLPLYQPGIVMEGGSLDVNGAGTLLTTESCLLNPNRNPHLTRADIEKYLADYLGIQKVLWLGDGILGDDTDGHVDDLTRFVSVDTVVTVVEDDPNDENYAPLRENRERLATMTTACGLPLRVVDLPMPKPLHCEGQRLPASYANFYIANGKVLVPVFNDPADAKACAILQELFPDRRVIPFDASDLIWGLGALHCITQQEPSGAVAKK; translated from the coding sequence ATGTTCCGTATCGAGACCGGTACCCCGGCTGCCGCCGGTTATCAGATGCCCGCCGAATGGGCGCCCCACGCCGCCACGTGGCTGACGTGGCCCCGGCCCGAGGGGATCAGCTTCCCCGGCCGCTACGACGGCATCGTCCCGCCGATCTGGGCGCGGCTCACCGCCTTGCTTGCCGAGGACGAGGAAGTCCACATCAACGTCTTCTCCGCCGGCCACCGCGCGGCGGTCGAGGAAGCCCTCCGCGCGGCCCGGGTTCCCTTCGGGGAGGGGACTCGGGTCCGGCTCCACGACTTCCCGGCCTATGAGCCGTGGTGCCGCGATCACGGCCCGATCTTCGTGACGAAGGAAGGCGGGGAGCGCGCCATCGTCGATTGGGGTTACAACGCCTGGGGCGGGAAGTATCCTCCCTGCGACCTCGACGACCACGTCCCCGTCGAGGTGGCGAAGTTCCGCGGCCTTCCCCTCTACCAGCCGGGCATCGTCATGGAAGGGGGCTCCCTCGACGTGAACGGCGCGGGGACGCTGCTGACCACCGAGTCGTGCCTTCTCAATCCGAACCGCAATCCCCATCTCACCCGTGCCGACATTGAGAAATACCTGGCCGATTACCTCGGCATCCAAAAGGTCCTCTGGCTCGGCGACGGCATCCTCGGCGACGACACCGACGGCCACGTCGACGACCTCACCCGGTTCGTCAGCGTCGATACCGTCGTCACGGTGGTCGAGGACGATCCGAACGACGAGAACTACGCCCCCCTCCGCGAGAACCGGGAGCGGCTCGCGACGATGACGACGGCCTGCGGCCTTCCCCTCCGCGTCGTCGACCTGCCGATGCCGAAGCCCCTCCATTGCGAAGGCCAGCGCCTCCCGGCCAGCTACGCGAACTTCTATATCGCGAACGGCAAGGTCCTGGTCCCCGTCTTCAACGACCCCGCCGACGCGAAGGCTTGCGCGATTTTGCAGGAACTTTTCCCCGATCGCCGGGTCATTCCCTTCGACGCCAGCGACCTGATTTGGGGTCTTGGCGCCCTCCACTGCATCACGCAGCAGGAGCCCTCCGGGGCGGTTGCGAAAAAATAA
- the lpxD gene encoding UDP-3-O-(3-hydroxymyristoyl)glucosamine N-acyltransferase codes for MSVFALRDLAAKVGGEIVAKPGDQASAASLPDLQIFGVADLAGAREGQLSFLGNSRYLQAAQRTKASVILVSPEDRRVGGFPCAVLVVASPSLAFSQVAALFAPEPIRFPVGIHPTAVIAPGVVVGEGASIQPYAVIEAGVRIGARAVIGAGSYIGHGSLLGDDVFIHPRVTVRDSSILGSRVVLHSGTVVGSDGFGYEFKGGAHQKIPQTGYVQIDDDVEIGANAAIDRGRFGRTWIGKGTKIDNLVQIAHNVVVGAHSIIVAQAGISGSTILGNHVTLAGQAGLAGHLNIGDGATIAAQSGIAKDVPAKTVVAGRHALPLRESLKIEALLRRLPELFGRVKAIEEKK; via the coding sequence ATGAGTGTGTTTGCCCTGCGCGATCTGGCCGCCAAGGTCGGCGGCGAGATCGTCGCGAAGCCGGGCGATCAGGCCTCGGCGGCCTCGCTCCCCGATCTCCAGATCTTCGGCGTCGCCGATCTCGCCGGGGCGCGGGAAGGGCAGCTCTCCTTCCTCGGCAATAGCCGCTACCTCCAGGCCGCCCAGCGGACCAAGGCCTCGGTCATCCTCGTCTCCCCGGAAGACCGCCGGGTCGGCGGCTTCCCCTGCGCCGTCCTCGTGGTCGCCTCCCCCTCGCTCGCCTTCTCGCAGGTCGCCGCCCTCTTCGCGCCGGAGCCGATCCGGTTCCCCGTCGGCATCCATCCCACCGCCGTCATCGCCCCGGGCGTCGTCGTCGGGGAGGGGGCCTCGATCCAGCCCTACGCGGTCATCGAGGCGGGGGTCCGCATCGGCGCTCGGGCCGTCATCGGGGCGGGCAGTTACATCGGCCATGGCTCGCTCCTCGGCGACGATGTCTTCATCCACCCCCGCGTCACCGTCCGGGACAGCTCGATTCTCGGCAGTCGGGTGGTCCTCCACAGCGGCACTGTCGTCGGCTCGGACGGCTTCGGCTACGAGTTCAAGGGCGGCGCCCATCAAAAAATTCCGCAGACCGGCTACGTCCAGATCGACGACGATGTCGAGATCGGGGCCAACGCCGCGATCGACCGGGGCCGCTTCGGCCGCACCTGGATCGGGAAGGGGACCAAGATCGACAACCTGGTGCAGATCGCCCACAACGTCGTCGTCGGCGCCCACTCGATCATCGTCGCCCAGGCGGGGATCTCCGGCAGCACCATCCTGGGGAACCACGTCACCCTCGCCGGCCAGGCGGGCCTCGCCGGCCATCTGAATATCGGCGACGGGGCGACGATCGCCGCCCAGTCGGGCATCGCGAAGGACGTCCCCGCGAAGACCGTCGTCGCCGGACGCCATGCGCTGCCGCTGCGGGAAAGCCTCAAGATCGAGGCGCTGCTGCGCCGCCTGCCCGAACTCTTCGGGCGCGTGAAGGCGATCGAGGAAAAGAAGTAG
- the pth gene encoding aminoacyl-tRNA hydrolase, protein MSESSFQYRLVVGLGNPGKEYDGTRHNIGFAVLDSLVSGFTRDTKGPSDVARDGEIRYVKPRTYMNLSGNAVLSWLSWLKLRPSDLLVVVDDFALPLGEVRLRERGSHGGHNGLRSIETVLGTREYARVRCGIGPVPERWAVEDFVLARFTPEEREKTAKLTATAADAIQYCQSRGISLAMTSFNGKTD, encoded by the coding sequence ATGTCCGAATCCTCCTTCCAGTACCGCCTCGTCGTCGGCCTCGGCAATCCCGGGAAAGAATACGACGGCACCCGCCACAACATCGGCTTCGCCGTCCTCGACAGCCTGGTCTCCGGTTTCACCCGGGACACGAAGGGCCCCTCCGACGTCGCCCGGGATGGGGAGATCCGCTACGTCAAGCCCCGGACCTACATGAACCTGAGCGGCAACGCCGTCCTCTCCTGGCTCTCCTGGCTGAAGCTGCGCCCCTCCGACCTCCTCGTCGTCGTCGACGACTTCGCCCTCCCCCTTGGCGAGGTCCGCCTCCGGGAGCGGGGGAGCCACGGAGGCCACAACGGCCTCCGCTCCATCGAGACCGTCCTAGGAACCCGGGAATACGCCCGCGTCCGGTGCGGCATCGGCCCGGTGCCGGAGCGGTGGGCCGTCGAGGACTTCGTCCTCGCCCGGTTCACCCCCGAGGAGCGGGAAAAGACCGCCAAATTGACGGCGACGGCCGCCGATGCGATTCAGTATTGCCAGAGCAGGGGGATTTCGCTAGCAATGACCTCCTTCAACGGAAAAACGGACTGA